A portion of the Defluviitalea raffinosedens genome contains these proteins:
- a CDS encoding recombinase has protein sequence MAHTPYGYIIKNGIAVIDDRSASQVKELFRAYLSGLSLANAAKRAGIKRCHSSIAKMLTCNRYLGDAFYPPIIDEDTFKQAEAEKIKRARILGRIREQVEPKNSLVRMRFSASSPETLYEDPFTQAEYAYSLIESEVIVDGQS, from the coding sequence ATGGCTCATACTCCTTACGGCTATATCATCAAAAATGGAATAGCGGTCATAGATGATAGATCGGCGAGTCAGGTAAAAGAACTGTTTCGTGCATATCTATCGGGTCTATCGCTGGCGAATGCCGCCAAACGAGCGGGCATAAAGCGTTGCCATTCTTCAATTGCAAAAATGTTGACCTGCAATCGATACCTTGGGGATGCCTTTTATCCACCGATAATTGACGAGGATACCTTCAAACAAGCTGAAGCCGAGAAGATAAAAAGAGCCCGGATACTTGGGCGAATACGAGAGCAGGTAGAACCAAAGAATTCATTGGTGAGGATGCGTTTCTCGGCGTCTTCTCCTGAAACACTTTATGAAGATCCTTTTACCCAAGCTGAATATGCCTACAGTTTGATAGAAAGCGAGGTGATAGTGGATGGGCAATCTTAA